A DNA window from Streptomyces asoensis contains the following coding sequences:
- a CDS encoding response regulator, whose product MIEVLVVDDDTRVARVNAAYVEKVPGFHVAAEAHSAAEALRQLELVPRLDLVLLDHYLPDETGLEVVQEMRRRGHQTDVIMVTAARDVSTVQAAMRQGALQYLVKPFAFAGLRAKLEAYAELRRTLDGGGEAEQADVDRMFGALSASSEPGLPKGHSPTTAELVRQALMNAEGPLSAQEIADRTGVSRQTAQRYLKLLERTGRARLTLKYGDAGRPEHRYVWATRA is encoded by the coding sequence ATGATTGAGGTCCTGGTCGTGGACGACGACACCAGGGTCGCGCGGGTCAACGCCGCCTATGTGGAGAAGGTGCCCGGCTTCCATGTCGCCGCCGAGGCGCACAGCGCGGCCGAGGCACTGCGCCAGCTCGAACTGGTGCCCCGGCTGGACCTCGTCCTGCTGGACCACTACCTGCCCGACGAGACGGGTCTGGAGGTCGTCCAGGAGATGCGCAGGCGCGGCCACCAGACCGACGTGATCATGGTGACGGCCGCGCGGGACGTGTCGACGGTGCAGGCCGCGATGCGCCAGGGCGCCCTCCAGTACCTGGTGAAACCGTTCGCCTTCGCGGGGCTGCGCGCCAAACTGGAGGCGTACGCCGAGCTGCGCCGCACGCTGGACGGCGGCGGGGAGGCCGAGCAGGCCGACGTGGACCGTATGTTCGGCGCGCTCTCCGCGTCCTCGGAGCCCGGTCTGCCCAAGGGACACTCCCCCACCACCGCCGAGCTGGTGCGCCAGGCCCTGATGAACGCCGAAGGTCCCCTGTCGGCGCAGGAGATCGCCGACCGCACCGGCGTGAGCCGCCAGACGGCGCAGCGCTACCTGAAGCTCCTGGAACGCACGGGCAGGGCCCGGCTCACCTTGAAGTACGGCGACGCGGGCCGCCCGGAACACCGTTACGTGTGGGCGACCCGCGCCTGA
- a CDS encoding ABC transporter substrate-binding protein — protein MRTTARYTALAAAGLLALTSLTACANDAASTASSGSGSKGDGKGTKVKIMVGGLDKVIYLPAMLTQRLGYFDAEGLDVELLSEPAGVQAETALVSGQVQGAVGFYDHTLDLQVKGKEVESVVQFSHAPGEVEIVSTKAEGDIKSPKDFKGKKLGVTGLGSSTDFLTKYLAVKNGVKVSDFTPVAVGAGPTFIAALQQGAIDGGMTTDPTVANILDKKAGKVLLDMRTPQGSEEALGGPYPSSSLYMQTDWVNSHKDTVQKLANAFVKTLTWMSTHSASEIAAKMPPDYSQGNKLLYSVAIKSTLPMFTKDGVMPKNGPETVEKVLKAFNPAIQNADVDLSKTYTTEFVDKAKG, from the coding sequence ATGCGCACAACTGCCAGATACACCGCCCTGGCCGCCGCCGGCCTGCTCGCCCTCACCTCGCTCACCGCCTGCGCCAACGACGCCGCCAGCACCGCGTCCAGCGGCTCCGGCAGCAAGGGCGACGGCAAGGGCACCAAGGTCAAGATCATGGTCGGCGGCCTGGACAAGGTCATCTACCTGCCCGCCATGCTCACTCAGCGGCTCGGCTACTTCGACGCCGAGGGACTCGACGTCGAGCTGCTCAGCGAGCCGGCCGGTGTGCAGGCCGAGACCGCGCTCGTCTCCGGCCAGGTCCAGGGCGCCGTCGGCTTCTACGACCACACGCTCGACCTCCAGGTGAAGGGCAAGGAGGTGGAGTCCGTCGTGCAGTTCTCGCACGCGCCCGGTGAGGTGGAGATCGTCTCCACCAAGGCGGAGGGTGACATCAAGTCCCCGAAGGACTTCAAGGGCAAGAAGCTCGGTGTCACCGGGCTCGGTTCCTCGACCGACTTCCTGACCAAGTACCTCGCCGTCAAGAACGGTGTGAAGGTCAGCGACTTCACCCCGGTCGCCGTGGGCGCGGGTCCGACGTTCATCGCGGCGCTCCAGCAGGGCGCGATCGACGGCGGTATGACGACCGACCCGACGGTGGCGAACATCCTGGACAAGAAGGCGGGCAAGGTCCTGCTGGACATGCGTACGCCGCAGGGTTCCGAGGAGGCGCTCGGCGGACCGTATCCGTCGTCAAGCCTGTACATGCAGACGGACTGGGTCAACAGTCACAAGGACACCGTCCAGAAGTTGGCCAATGCATTCGTCAAGACGCTCACGTGGATGTCCACCCACAGCGCGAGCGAGATAGCCGCGAAGATGCCGCCGGACTACTCGCAGGGGAACAAGCTGCTGTACTCGGTGGCCATCAAGAGCACGCTGCCCATGTTCACCAAGGACGGCGTGATGCCCAAGAACGGTCCCGAGACGGTCGAGAAGGTGCTCAAGGCGTTCAACCCCGCCATCCAGAACGCCGATGTGGACCTGAGCAAGACCTACACGACCGAGTTCGTCGACAAGGCGAAGGGCTGA
- a CDS encoding ABC transporter permease, whose translation MSPELLSTPVVDTAKAPDRAHSRARAARQRKIVVSAARVLLLVAVLALWETLSRAEVIDPFNFSMPTKIWDQIYTWVTHGTALGSLGEQIWYTLHEALLGWIIGVIAGVVCGIALGRITFLADVLGPYIKVLNSIPRIVLAPIFVIWFGLGPASKVASAVVLVFFPVFFNAFQGAREVDRNLVANARILGASDRRVTLQVVVPSATSWIFTSLHVSFGFALIGAIVGEYIGATKGIGLLVAQSQGTFNAAGVYAAMVILAAVALVAEGLLTFAESRIFRWKPSGSDS comes from the coding sequence ATGTCGCCTGAGCTCCTCAGCACACCGGTCGTCGACACGGCCAAGGCACCGGACCGCGCCCACTCACGCGCGCGTGCGGCCCGACAGCGCAAGATCGTCGTGTCGGCGGCCCGCGTCCTGCTCCTGGTGGCCGTGCTCGCCCTGTGGGAGACGCTCTCCCGGGCCGAGGTCATCGATCCGTTCAACTTCTCCATGCCCACGAAGATCTGGGACCAGATCTACACCTGGGTGACGCACGGGACCGCTCTCGGTTCGCTGGGCGAACAGATCTGGTACACGCTCCACGAGGCGCTTCTCGGCTGGATCATCGGTGTGATCGCCGGTGTGGTGTGCGGTATCGCACTGGGGCGGATCACCTTCCTCGCCGATGTCCTTGGTCCATACATCAAGGTGCTCAACTCCATACCGAGGATCGTGCTGGCCCCGATCTTCGTGATCTGGTTCGGCCTCGGTCCCGCCTCCAAGGTCGCCTCCGCCGTCGTCCTGGTGTTCTTCCCGGTCTTCTTCAACGCCTTCCAGGGCGCCCGCGAGGTCGACCGCAACCTCGTCGCCAACGCCCGCATCCTGGGTGCCAGCGACCGCAGGGTGACGCTCCAGGTGGTCGTGCCGTCCGCCACGTCCTGGATCTTCACCAGCCTCCACGTCAGCTTCGGCTTCGCCCTCATCGGCGCCATCGTCGGCGAGTACATCGGCGCGACCAAGGGGATCGGCCTGCTCGTCGCCCAGTCCCAGGGCACGTTCAACGCTGCGGGTGTGTACGCCGCGATGGTCATCCTCGCCGCCGTCGCCCTCGTCGCGGAGGGACTGCTGACCTTCGCCGAGAGCCGCATCTTCCGCTGGAAGCCGTCGGGCTCCGACAGCTGA
- a CDS encoding ABC transporter ATP-binding protein gives MSAHTSPAIELRGASKVFRTPSGVPHTAVRELDLTVGRGEFVAVVGPTGCGKSTTLTLVSGLEEPTQGEVMVAGQPVRGVGDKVGFVFQQDATFPWRTVLSNVMAGPRFRGVPKAEAKRKAREWLARVGLAAFEDRYPHQLSGGQRKRVALAATFVNDPEILLMDEPFSALDVQTRALMSDELLELWEGTGASVVFVTHDLEESIALADKVVVMTAGPATVKQVFDIDLPRPRKVESVRLEPRFIEIYREIWESLGEEVRITRERGAAHVA, from the coding sequence ATGAGCGCACACACCAGCCCCGCCATCGAGCTGCGGGGCGCGAGCAAGGTCTTCAGGACCCCGTCGGGGGTACCGCACACCGCCGTGCGGGAACTCGACCTCACTGTCGGGCGCGGCGAGTTCGTGGCCGTCGTCGGCCCGACGGGCTGCGGCAAGTCGACCACGCTGACCCTGGTCAGCGGCCTGGAGGAGCCCACCCAGGGCGAGGTCATGGTCGCCGGGCAGCCCGTGCGGGGCGTCGGGGACAAGGTCGGCTTCGTCTTCCAGCAGGACGCCACGTTCCCCTGGCGTACGGTCCTGTCCAACGTCATGGCCGGTCCCCGCTTCCGCGGCGTGCCCAAGGCGGAGGCGAAGCGCAAGGCCCGTGAGTGGCTGGCCCGGGTGGGCCTCGCGGCCTTCGAGGACCGCTACCCGCACCAGCTCTCCGGTGGTCAGCGAAAGCGCGTCGCCCTCGCCGCGACCTTCGTGAACGACCCCGAGATCCTCCTCATGGACGAGCCGTTCTCGGCACTCGACGTGCAGACCCGGGCGCTGATGTCGGACGAACTCCTCGAGCTGTGGGAGGGCACGGGCGCGTCCGTCGTCTTCGTCACCCACGACCTGGAGGAGTCCATCGCGCTGGCCGACAAGGTCGTCGTGATGACCGCGGGACCGGCCACGGTGAAGCAGGTCTTCGACATCGATCTGCCGCGCCCGCGCAAGGTCGAGTCGGTGCGCCTGGAGCCGCGGTTCATCGAGATCTACCGCGAGATCTGGGAGTCCCTGGGCGAAGAGGTCCGCATCACCCGCGAAAGAGGTGCCGCCCATGTCGCCTGA
- a CDS encoding response regulator, translated as MIDVLVVDDDFRVAEINAKYVGKVPGFRVAARAHSAAQALACVQRGRIDLVLLDHYLPDGTGLELVHRMRDQGHGTDVIMITAAGDVTTVRTAMRLGALHYLVKPFTFAALRARLDSYAALRRTVDRVGGHGIAGQEQVDRIFGALRTGPAPSAPGLPSGHSEPTTDLICAVLHRANHPLSAHEVAAETGLSRSTAQRYLRHLEQAGRLHLSLKYGDTGRPEHRYAWVAP; from the coding sequence ATGATTGACGTCCTGGTCGTGGACGACGACTTCCGTGTCGCCGAGATCAACGCCAAGTACGTGGGAAAGGTTCCCGGATTCCGGGTGGCCGCCCGCGCGCACAGTGCCGCCCAGGCACTCGCCTGCGTGCAGCGCGGGCGCATCGACCTGGTGCTGCTGGACCACTACCTGCCCGACGGGACCGGACTCGAACTCGTCCACCGCATGCGGGACCAGGGCCACGGCACCGACGTCATCATGATCACAGCGGCCGGTGACGTCACGACGGTGCGGACGGCGATGCGGCTGGGCGCCCTGCACTACCTGGTCAAACCGTTCACGTTCGCGGCCCTGCGCGCCCGTCTGGACTCCTACGCGGCCCTGCGCCGGACGGTCGACCGGGTGGGCGGCCACGGCATCGCCGGCCAGGAGCAGGTCGACCGGATCTTCGGCGCCCTGCGCACCGGTCCGGCGCCGTCGGCCCCCGGTCTGCCGAGCGGGCACTCGGAGCCGACCACAGACCTGATCTGCGCCGTCCTGCACCGCGCGAACCATCCCCTGTCGGCCCACGAGGTCGCCGCCGAGACGGGCCTGAGCCGCTCCACCGCCCAGCGTTATCTGCGCCACCTGGAACAGGCCGGACGGCTGCACCTCTCCCTCAAGTACGGCGACACCGGCCGCCCGGAACACCGGTACGCCTGGGTGGCGCCGTGA
- a CDS encoding cation acetate symporter, translating to MNSNQQVLVLLLFSAFVAVTLGITTWVGRNRHGSAEEFYVGGRLFSPMENGFAIAGDYMSAASFLGVAGLIALFGYDGLLYAVGFLVAWLVVLFLVAELVRNCGRFTLADVVAARMSERPVRIAAGTSSVTVSVLYLVAQMVGAGSLVALLFGNTGEAAQSWAVVGVGALMVIYVSLGGMRATTWIQIVKAVLLLSGTIALTVMVLLRFHGDFDQLLRTAAERSGHGDAFLAPGLKYGGDWTARLDFMSLGLALVLGTAGLPHILSRFYTVPTARAARRSVVWSIGLIGGFYLMTIVLGFGAAAIVGPEAVRGSNAAGNTAVPLLALDLGGGAGSTGGAVLFAVVGAVAFATILAVVAGITLASSASVAHDLYSSLRRRRSSPRSEVTVARTAAVGVGVVAIALGLLARDLNVAFLVGLAFAVAASANLPALLYSLFWRGFTTRGAVWAVYGGLVPALALVVLSPVVSGSPESLFPDVDFQYFPLQNPGLVSIPLGFLAGWLGTVTSAEVADEARHAETEVRSLTGAGAA from the coding sequence GTGAACAGCAATCAGCAGGTCCTCGTGTTGCTGCTGTTCAGCGCCTTCGTCGCGGTCACGCTCGGGATCACGACCTGGGTGGGCCGCAACCGGCACGGTTCGGCTGAGGAGTTCTACGTCGGCGGACGGCTGTTCTCCCCGATGGAGAACGGTTTCGCGATCGCGGGCGACTACATGTCGGCCGCCTCGTTCCTGGGGGTCGCCGGTCTCATCGCGCTGTTCGGGTACGACGGGCTGCTCTACGCGGTCGGCTTCCTGGTGGCCTGGCTGGTGGTCCTGTTCCTCGTCGCCGAACTGGTCCGCAACTGCGGCCGGTTCACACTGGCCGACGTGGTCGCCGCGCGCATGAGCGAGCGGCCGGTACGCATCGCGGCGGGAACCTCCTCGGTCACCGTGTCCGTTCTCTACCTGGTGGCCCAGATGGTGGGTGCCGGAAGCCTCGTCGCGCTGCTCTTCGGCAACACCGGTGAGGCGGCACAGTCCTGGGCGGTCGTCGGAGTGGGCGCGCTCATGGTGATCTACGTGTCCCTGGGCGGGATGCGGGCGACCACCTGGATCCAGATCGTCAAGGCCGTCCTGCTGCTGTCCGGCACCATCGCGCTCACCGTGATGGTCCTGCTGCGGTTCCACGGCGACTTCGACCAGCTGCTCCGTACGGCGGCCGAGCGCAGCGGGCACGGTGACGCGTTCCTGGCGCCCGGGCTGAAGTACGGCGGGGACTGGACCGCGCGCCTGGACTTCATGAGCCTGGGCCTCGCGCTGGTGCTGGGCACGGCGGGGCTGCCGCACATCCTGTCCCGCTTCTACACCGTGCCGACCGCGCGGGCCGCCCGGCGTTCCGTCGTCTGGTCGATCGGGCTGATCGGCGGCTTCTACCTGATGACGATCGTCCTGGGCTTCGGTGCGGCGGCGATCGTCGGCCCCGAGGCGGTGCGCGGCTCGAACGCTGCGGGTAACACGGCCGTTCCGCTCCTGGCACTCGATCTGGGCGGCGGCGCGGGCTCCACCGGGGGAGCGGTGCTGTTCGCGGTGGTGGGGGCCGTCGCCTTCGCCACGATCCTCGCTGTCGTCGCCGGGATCACGCTCGCGTCCTCGGCATCGGTGGCGCACGATCTGTACTCCTCCCTGCGGCGCCGGCGGAGCAGTCCCCGCAGTGAGGTCACGGTGGCGCGGACGGCCGCCGTCGGCGTCGGCGTGGTCGCGATCGCCCTCGGGCTGCTCGCCCGCGATCTCAACGTCGCCTTCCTGGTCGGGCTCGCCTTCGCCGTCGCCGCATCCGCGAACCTGCCGGCCCTGCTCTACTCGCTGTTCTGGCGCGGCTTCACCACGCGAGGTGCAGTGTGGGCGGTGTACGGCGGGCTGGTGCCGGCCCTGGCGCTCGTCGTGCTGTCACCCGTGGTGTCCGGGAGCCCCGAGTCGCTCTTCCCGGACGTGGACTTCCAGTACTTCCCGTTGCAGAACCCCGGTCTCGTCTCGATCCCGCTGGGATTCCTGGCGGGCTGGCTCGGCACGGTCACCTCGGCAGAGGTCGCCGACGAGGCCAGGCACGCGGAGACCGAGGTCCGGTCACTGACGGGAGCGGGCGCCGCGTAG
- a CDS encoding DUF485 domain-containing protein — MQSSNGRPRVDGDGLDSGAPVPSVRAHHQGPSRTAAEAPEGVRYEDPWYDALASGWGESAIVSTPATEVPAARRHRESGAPAAAQIYLEVQRSAAFQEVRSRYRRFVVPAATGFFLWYVAYVVTATTVPGLMARPVVGAVNVALLAGLGQFLSTFLLTWAYARHARLRRDRAALELRWDTQELTRGVKGGAS; from the coding sequence ATGCAGTCAAGCAACGGCCGCCCCCGCGTCGACGGGGACGGTCTCGACAGCGGTGCCCCCGTGCCATCCGTACGCGCACACCACCAGGGCCCGAGCCGAACCGCCGCCGAAGCACCGGAGGGCGTGCGTTACGAGGATCCCTGGTACGACGCGCTCGCCTCGGGCTGGGGCGAGTCGGCCATCGTGAGCACGCCCGCCACCGAGGTTCCAGCGGCTCGCCGGCACAGGGAGAGCGGGGCGCCGGCGGCGGCCCAGATCTACCTGGAGGTCCAGCGCAGCGCGGCCTTCCAGGAGGTGCGCAGCCGGTACCGGAGGTTCGTGGTGCCGGCCGCCACGGGGTTCTTCCTCTGGTACGTGGCCTACGTGGTGACCGCGACCACCGTGCCCGGCCTCATGGCGAGGCCGGTCGTGGGAGCGGTGAACGTGGCGCTGCTGGCGGGGCTGGGGCAGTTCCTCAGCACGTTCCTGCTCACCTGGGCCTACGCCCGTCACGCACGGCTGCGCAGGGATCGTGCCGCGCTCGAACTGCGCTGGGACACACAGGAGCTGACTCGCGGAGTGAAGGGCGGCGCGTCGTGA
- a CDS encoding sensor histidine kinase, protein MTPNVWTRWPSREALGPRGISRPRRLLAWAVRLLVVGALLWSAFHDSHVHGWAAAAGAVGVVVAGALAWALFRTTLEHRLMPSLALLLMLMGLAVGAEAAGLRSPAVVLWCGCAIAALERLPLGAALPAASVGFAAFAVANDDPGTTTAIVVGGMALAGYALRLDAEARGNAQRLLAQERAARVAEAESAALAERARIAREIHDVLAHSLSAQLVHLEAARLLIERGADRRQILDRVVAARGMARDGLEETRQSLSALRGDLTPLEDFLADLVRTSDGAEVTVGGERRPIPVEASQAVRRVAQEALTNARKHAPGAKVSVRLEYGPREVTLDVRDSGGPPGELAQAGGGYGLLGMRERAELLGGSLAAGPDEEGFVVTLKVPV, encoded by the coding sequence GTGACGCCGAACGTCTGGACACGCTGGCCCTCACGGGAGGCGCTCGGTCCGAGAGGGATCTCCCGCCCCAGGCGGCTGCTGGCGTGGGCCGTGAGGCTGCTGGTCGTGGGCGCGTTGCTGTGGAGCGCCTTCCACGACAGTCATGTTCACGGTTGGGCCGCGGCCGCCGGAGCGGTCGGGGTAGTGGTCGCCGGGGCGCTGGCCTGGGCGTTGTTCCGCACCACGCTCGAGCACCGGCTCATGCCGTCCCTCGCGCTGCTCCTGATGCTGATGGGGCTGGCCGTGGGGGCCGAAGCCGCCGGTCTCCGCTCGCCGGCCGTGGTCCTGTGGTGCGGGTGCGCCATCGCGGCACTGGAGCGGCTGCCCCTGGGAGCCGCGCTCCCGGCTGCCTCGGTCGGATTCGCCGCCTTCGCCGTGGCCAACGACGACCCGGGGACGACCACGGCGATCGTCGTCGGGGGCATGGCCCTCGCGGGGTACGCCCTGCGACTGGACGCCGAGGCCAGGGGCAACGCACAGCGCCTGCTCGCCCAGGAACGGGCCGCACGCGTGGCCGAGGCCGAATCGGCCGCGCTCGCGGAGCGGGCCCGTATCGCCCGGGAGATCCATGACGTCCTGGCCCACAGCCTCTCCGCGCAGCTCGTGCACCTGGAGGCGGCCCGGCTGCTGATCGAGCGGGGCGCGGATCGCCGGCAGATCCTCGACCGTGTGGTGGCGGCGCGGGGGATGGCCCGTGACGGCCTGGAGGAGACCAGACAGTCGCTCTCCGCCCTGCGTGGTGACCTGACGCCCCTGGAGGACTTCCTGGCCGACCTCGTCCGCACGTCCGACGGAGCCGAGGTCACCGTTGGGGGTGAACGCAGACCGATTCCGGTGGAGGCGTCCCAGGCGGTGCGCAGGGTGGCTCAGGAGGCGCTGACGAACGCCCGCAAGCACGCTCCGGGCGCGAAGGTGAGCGTACGGCTGGAGTACGGGCCCCGGGAAGTGACCCTGGACGTCAGGGACTCGGGCGGTCCGCCGGGTGAACTCGCCCAGGCCGGAGGCGGGTACGGTCTGCTCGGTATGCGCGAGCGCGCCGAACTGCTCGGGGGGTCGCTCGCCGCGGGGCCGGACGAAGAAGGGTTCGTGGTGACGCTGAAGGTGCCGGTATGA
- a CDS encoding DUF1453 domain-containing protein has product MSGLVDALLIAAVAALVIMRQFRASRIDTDRRWWLLPGILAVLALREPDLLDADHPTGSALVLGAELVVALAMGVAWARTTRVWAEPDGSVWSKSTGASVAVWGAGTALRAGLFGAGALLGVHQGSSALMLGLAATLLVRSGILVRRLGSVERVPAPAAAYGDRMPGSHRSPWKERV; this is encoded by the coding sequence ATGTCCGGGCTCGTCGACGCACTGCTGATCGCCGCCGTGGCCGCACTGGTGATCATGCGGCAGTTCCGCGCGAGCCGCATCGACACGGATCGGCGATGGTGGCTCCTGCCGGGCATCCTGGCGGTCCTGGCCCTGCGCGAGCCCGATCTGCTCGATGCAGATCACCCCACCGGGTCCGCCCTCGTGCTCGGCGCCGAACTGGTCGTCGCCCTGGCCATGGGAGTCGCCTGGGCCCGGACCACTCGAGTCTGGGCCGAGCCGGACGGATCGGTGTGGAGCAAGAGCACGGGAGCGTCCGTCGCCGTCTGGGGCGCGGGCACAGCCCTGCGGGCGGGCCTCTTCGGCGCCGGTGCCCTGCTGGGCGTCCATCAGGGCAGCTCGGCCCTGATGCTCGGGCTGGCGGCCACCTTGCTGGTGCGCTCCGGCATCCTGGTCCGGCGCCTGGGGTCCGTGGAGCGGGTCCCCGCCCCCGCCGCGGCGTACGGTGACCGGATGCCCGGGTCCCACCGGTCCCCGTGGAAGGAGCGCGTGTGA
- a CDS encoding DNA gyrase/topoisomerase IV subunit B gives MTAETSVPSTALLAGADRDGSNYTARHLLVLEGLEAVRKRPGMYIGSTDSRGLMHCLWEIIDNSVDEALGGYCDHIEVILHDDASVEVRDNGRGIPVDVEPKTGLSGVEVVMTKLHAGGKFGGGSYAASGGLHGVGASVVNALSARLDVEVDRSGHTHAISFRRGVAGAFAADGPEAKFETGGLRKVKRIAKNRTGTRVRYWADRQIFLKDAKLSLDNLHQRARQTAFLVPGLTIVVRDEYGLGEGGSKGEESFRFDGGISEFCEYLATDKPVCDVLRFTGQGTFKETVPVLDDHGQMTPTEVTRELGVDVALRWGTGYDTNLKSFVNIIATPKGGTHVAGFEQAVAKTMNEVLRAKKLLRVAEDDIVKDDALEGLTAVVTVRLAEPQFEGQTKEVLGTSAARRIVNTVITRELKAFLTSTKRDAAAQARVVMEKAVAAARTRIAARQHKDAQRRKTALESSSLPAKLADCRSDDVERSELFIVEGDSALGTAKLARNSEFQALLPIRGKILNVQKSSVTDMLKNAECGAIIQVIGAGSGRTFDIDAARYGKIIMMTDADVDGSHIRTLLLTLFHRYMRPMVEAGRVFAAVPPLHRIELVQPKKGQDKYVYTYSDRELRDRLMEFQSKGVRYKDSIQRYKGLGEMDADQLAETTMDPRHRTLRRINLSDLEAAEQVFDLLMGNDVAPRKEFISSSAATLDRSRIDA, from the coding sequence GTGACCGCCGAAACGTCCGTGCCGTCCACAGCGCTGCTGGCAGGAGCAGACCGGGACGGCTCCAACTACACCGCGCGGCACCTGCTCGTCCTCGAGGGCCTCGAGGCCGTGCGGAAGCGCCCGGGCATGTACATCGGCTCGACCGACAGTCGAGGCCTGATGCACTGCCTGTGGGAAATCATCGACAACTCCGTCGACGAGGCCCTGGGCGGCTATTGCGACCACATCGAGGTGATCCTCCACGACGACGCCTCGGTCGAGGTCCGCGACAACGGCCGGGGCATCCCCGTCGACGTCGAGCCCAAGACGGGGCTGTCGGGCGTCGAGGTCGTCATGACCAAGCTGCACGCCGGCGGCAAGTTCGGCGGCGGCTCCTACGCGGCCTCCGGCGGTCTGCACGGCGTCGGCGCGTCCGTGGTCAACGCCCTGTCCGCCCGGCTCGACGTCGAGGTGGACCGCAGCGGTCACACCCACGCGATCAGCTTCCGGCGCGGGGTCGCGGGCGCCTTCGCCGCCGACGGACCCGAGGCCAAGTTCGAGACGGGCGGGCTGCGCAAGGTCAAGAGGATCGCCAAGAACCGCACCGGCACCAGGGTGCGGTACTGGGCCGACCGCCAGATCTTCCTCAAGGACGCCAAGCTCTCGCTGGATAACCTGCACCAGCGGGCCCGCCAGACCGCCTTCCTCGTGCCCGGCCTGACCATCGTCGTCCGCGACGAGTACGGCCTCGGCGAGGGCGGCAGCAAGGGCGAGGAGTCCTTCCGCTTCGACGGCGGCATCAGCGAGTTCTGCGAGTACCTGGCCACCGACAAGCCCGTCTGCGACGTCCTGCGCTTCACCGGGCAGGGCACCTTCAAGGAGACGGTCCCGGTACTCGACGACCACGGACAGATGACGCCGACGGAGGTCACCCGTGAGCTCGGCGTCGACGTGGCGCTGCGCTGGGGCACCGGCTACGACACGAATCTCAAGTCGTTCGTCAACATCATCGCCACGCCCAAGGGCGGCACGCACGTGGCCGGCTTCGAGCAGGCGGTCGCCAAGACGATGAACGAGGTGCTGCGCGCCAAGAAACTGCTGCGCGTCGCCGAGGACGACATCGTGAAGGACGACGCCCTGGAGGGCCTGACGGCCGTCGTCACCGTCCGTCTCGCCGAACCCCAGTTCGAGGGCCAGACCAAGGAGGTCCTCGGCACCTCGGCGGCCCGGCGCATCGTGAACACCGTGATCACCAGGGAGCTCAAGGCCTTCCTGACCTCGACGAAGCGCGACGCCGCGGCCCAGGCGCGGGTCGTCATGGAGAAGGCGGTCGCCGCCGCGCGCACGCGCATCGCGGCCCGCCAGCACAAGGACGCGCAGCGCCGCAAGACGGCCCTGGAGTCCTCGTCCCTGCCCGCCAAGCTCGCCGACTGCCGCAGCGACGACGTCGAGCGCAGCGAACTCTTCATCGTCGAGGGCGATTCCGCGCTCGGCACGGCCAAGCTCGCCCGGAACTCCGAGTTCCAGGCGCTGCTGCCCATCCGGGGCAAGATCCTCAACGTCCAGAAGTCCTCCGTGACCGACATGCTGAAGAACGCCGAGTGCGGCGCGATCATCCAGGTCATAGGAGCGGGCTCCGGGCGCACCTTCGACATCGACGCGGCCCGCTACGGCAAGATCATCATGATGACCGACGCCGATGTCGACGGCTCCCACATCCGGACGCTGCTCCTGACCCTGTTCCACCGCTACATGCGGCCCATGGTCGAGGCGGGCCGGGTGTTCGCCGCCGTGCCGCCCCTGCACCGCATCGAGCTCGTCCAGCCCAAGAAGGGCCAGGACAAGTACGTGTACACGTACTCGGACCGCGAGCTGCGCGACCGGCTCATGGAGTTCCAGAGCAAGGGCGTCCGCTACAAGGACTCGATCCAGCGCTACAAGGGTCTCGGAGAGATGGACGCCGACCAGCTGGCCGAGACGACGATGGACCCGCGCCACCGCACGCTGCGGCGCATCAACCTCTCCGACCTGGAGGCGGCCGAGCAGGTGTTCGACCTGCTCATGGGCAACGACGTGGCACCGCGCAAGGAGTTCATCTCCAGCTCGGCGGCGACGCTCGACCGGTCCCGTATCGACGCCTGA